AATGGGACAAGGAGGAGTGAATTCATGCCAGTTGAACAGGAAAAGAAGACGGTATTGCCATTGACAGGCAAGGAGTATTTGGAGAGCTTGAAGGACGGACGGGAAATTTGGCTGCATGGCGAGAAAGTGAAAGATGTGACGACACATCCGGCTTTCCGGAATGCTGCGAGGTCGATTGCACGGCTGTATGATGCGTTGCATGACGAGAAGATGAAGGATGTTTTGACGGTCGAGACGGATACGGGGAATGGCGGCTTCACGCAGAAGTATTTCCGTGTGGACAAGAGTGCGCAAGACTTGTTGGAGTCCCGCGACGCAATTGCGCAATGGGCGCGCCTGACATATGGGCAGATGGGAAGGTCGCCGGATTATAAGGCGGCATTCCTCGCGACGCTCGGCGCGGACCCGGATTACTACGGGAAGTACGCGGATAATGCGCGGAGGTGGTACAAAGAAGCGCAGGAGCGGAATTGGTTCTTCAACCATGCAATCATCAATCCGCCAGTGGACAGGCATAAGCCGCTCGATGCCGTGGCTGACATTTTCGTCAGGGCAGTCGGGGAGACGGAGCAGGGGGTCATCGTCAGCGGAGCGAAGATGGTCGCGACGGGGTCCGCATTGACGAATTATAACTTTGTCGCCCATTACGGCGCTGCGCCGATCACGAAGGAGGAGTTCGCACTCGTGTTCGTGGCGGCGATGGATACACCGGGCGTGAAGCTTGTCAGTCGTGCGTCGTATGAAATGAACGCCGCCGTCATGGGAAGCCCGTTCGACTATCCATTGAGCAGCCGGTTCGATGAAAACGACTCGGTCCTTATTTTCGATAACGCGCTCATTCCATGGGAGAACATCATCATTTATAAAGACGTGGAGAAAGCAAACAGCTTTTTCGCGGACAGCGGTTTCCTCCACAGATTCACGTTCCACGGCGTGACGAGGCTTGCGGTCAAGCTTGACTTCGTTTCAGGTTTATTGCTGAAAGCCGTCAAGATGAACGGTTCCGACCAATTCCGCGGCGTCCAAGTGAATGTCGGCGAGGTGCTTGCCTGGAAGAACATGTTCTGGGCGCTAAGCGACGCAATGGCATTGAACCCGGACGAAGGGCGGAACGGGACGAAGCTGCCGAATTTGAATTACGGGCTTGCGTACCGGATGTTCATGTCCGAAGGGTGGCCGCGGGTGAAGGAAATTATCGAGAACGTCGTCGCGGGAAGCTTAATCGCGCAGCCGTCCAGCTCAAGAGACTTCCAAAATCCGGAGCTGCGTCCGCTGTTGGATAAACTATATCGCGGTTCATACGGCGTAGGGGCAGAAGAGAAGATCAAGCTCATCAAATTACTGTGGGATGCCATCGGGACGGAATATGGCGGCAGGCACGAACTGTATGAGCGCAACTACTCCGGCAACCACGAAAACATCCGTCTCGAAAACTTGGTCGTCGCCAATATGAGCGGGCAAGCCGACCAGTTCGAGAAGTTCGCCGAGGAGTGCTTGAATGACTACGATCTGAACGGTTGGACGAACGATACGTGGATCAATCCGGACGATGTGAGCTATTTTAAAGAATGACAAAACGACAATACAAAGTGGAACTGGAAGGGCGTTATTTGCAAGTCGTCGATTACCCAGGCGAAAAGGGGACGATCATCGCGCTTCATGGTCTTACCGGCACACATAAGAACATGCTTCATTATGCGCAAAGCTTGCAGGGCGATTATCGAGTCATCGCCTGCGATCTGCGGGGAAGGGGCGACAGTTCGGGGATGGATGTCGCCTCCATCTTTTCTCATGCCGAGGACATAAAGGAACTGATTGCCATTTTGGGAATAAAAGACCCGATTTTGCTCGGCCATTCCATGGGTGCTTTCATTTCCGCACTCGTGGCTAGCGAAATGCCATCGGTGAAAGGGCTTGTCTTGCTGGACGGCGCCGCGCGGATGTCGGGACGCCAGCACGATATTGTCAGGCCGTCGCTCGGGAGGCTCCGGAAGACGTATGAATCCAAACGGGCGTATGTCGAGGAGCTGCGGCAACTTTACAAACGACTCGGCATCAAGTGGACTGATGCCGTACAAGAAATTGTGGAGTATGAAATTCATGGAACGGGCAACGGGTGGATGCATAAATCGGCGTATGAAAATATAGAAGAGGACTTTGCGAGCTTTGATTTTTTCAACCCGATTGAAGTGATGGGAAAAATCGCTTGCGAAACGTTGCTTATCCAGGCGGACGGGGGAATCGGACCGCTCCCTCCGTTCTTCACGGATGCCGATTACGAAGAGACGAAAATACACACATCGAAACTGGTAACGTTCAATTCGGATAGCAATCATTACACGATGGTCTTTGAAAAACAGGATGACATCTTGACGGCAATCCGCGATTTCTTGGCTGGGGTGATCTTGGATGAGTGAAGGATTGGCTTACTTCAAGGAAGTATATGGCGCAGTTCCTGGATGGGTCGAAAAAATGCATGCCTACCGACCAGATGCGCTTGATCATTACACAAGCTTGCGAAGCGCCATCATGGGGGACGGGCTTTTATCCGGAAAGGAAAAAGACCTCCTTCTCGTTGGAATCAATGCAGCGAGATGCTACGAGCGGAGCATGCTCTATCATACGAAAGGTGCCATAGATGGGGGTGCCACCATTCCAGAGCTGATCGAGTACTTACTCGTCGCGTACCGGTATGGAGGGCTCAAGTCGATGCAAACCGGCATCCAATCCGTGAAGTACGCACGTTCATTGAATGGATTGCCGGAAGGACAGCTGCCTTATGGTGTTTGTAACGAGCATATTTTAAGTTATTTTATCTCCATCTTAGATGATGAGGATGCATGGTTTGTATCGAACATATTGAAGGCGCCGGAGGAACTGTGTAACGATTTGCTGTTAGTAAATGGAAACGTCAGTGCGAAGATGAAATCTCTGCTGATGGTCGGCATCCATAGTACTTGCCTGCAAGGAACGGAAGCTGGGAAATGGATGGAGAAGGCTCGGGCGAATGGGGCGACTGAAGGAGAGTTGGCGGAAGTTGGACTCATCTGCCTGTTGACCGCGGGTATCCCCGCTTGGTTCGAGGCGAGCGATTCCTTGCGTGAAGGGGGCGACTAATATGGCCATCGTCTATGAACGAGTTGAAAATGCTCTTTCGGCAATCAAAAGCGGGATGACAATCATGGTAGGGGGCTTCGGGCTCGTCGGCGCGCCGCTCACATTGATTGAAGGTCTCACGGGGAAAGACGTCGATGGGCTGACAATCATTAGCAATAATCTTGGTGAAGCGGGCGAAGGGCTCGGCGTGCTGCTCCGTCAGCGGAAAATCCGAAGAGCGATCGGCTCCTACTTTACGAGCAACCGGGAAGTCGGCGAAGCGTTTCAGCGCGGGGAAATTGAACTGCAGCTGCTGCCTCAAGGGACATTGGCAGAAGCGATGCGTGCAGGTGGTGCTGGAATCGGCGGATTCTATACGAAGACCGGAGTCGGAACGGAGCTCGCGCAAGGGAAAGAGGTACGGGAAATCAATGGGGATCCATATCTTTTCGAACAGGCCTTGAAAGCGGATGTGGCGCTCATCCGTGCGCATAAGGCGGACACGCTCGGCAATCTCATCTATTATAAGACCGCCCGGAATTTCAACCCGGTCATGGCGACTGCCGCGGATCTAGTCATTGCAGAGGTGGATGAAATTGTTGCAGCCGGAGAGCTATCCGCTGAAGAAATCATCACGCCCCATCTATTCGTCGACAGGCTGATCGTTGCAAAGAAAATCCTGACGAAGGAAGGTGTCGTCCATCGAAAACAATGTGCAAGAGCTGATTGCGAGGCGTGCTGCCAATGAACTGAAAGGCCCTTCTGTCGTGAACTTGGGCATCGGCATCCCGACACTCGTCGCGAAGTACGTTGAAGATGAGCTTGTCCACTTTCATACGGAAAACGGTTTGTTAGGCGTAACGGATGTGGAGGAAGAGGATCCGAACTTAGTGAACGCAGGCAAATTGCCGGTCGGCGAACGGGTAGGTGCTTCGTTTTTCAGCAGTGCAGAATCGTTCGGGATGATCCGCGGCGGGCATGTCGATGTTGCGATCCTCGGCGCCTTGCAAGTCGATGAAACCGGACGCATTGCCAACTGGGCCATTCCCGGAAAAAACATCATCGGGGTTGGCGGCGCGATGGATCTGCTCGTAGGTGCCAAGAAAGTGATCGTGACGACTTCCCATTTGACGAAGGACGGCAAAAGCAAGCTGATGAAAACATGCACATTCCCGCTCACGTCAACCCGCAGCGTCGATATGATCATTACCGAGTTGGCCGTGTTCGCTGTCGTGAATGAACAGCTAGTGCTCACGGAACTCATGCCTGGCGCCACAATCGAGAAAGTTCGGGAAAGTACGGAGGCCGATTTCGTCGAGGGAGGGTTTGAGCTATGAACATTCAAACGCTTGATGTCCTCATTGTCGACCTTCCGACGATCCGGCCGCATCAGCTTGCGATGCATACGATTGTCATGCAGACGATCATCCTCGTCCGGGTGACCGGGGAGGGCGGGCTGGAAGGCTGGGGGGAAGTTGCGACGATCGGCGGTGCTTCGTATTGTGCCGAAACACCGGAAGCAATCAAAATGAATATCGAAAAGTATATAAAGCCTCTCGTCATCGGACGGAAGGCAGCCCATTTCAATGCGATTTCGCATACCGTCAACAAGCATGTCGTCGGCAACACGTTTGCGAAGGCGGCGGTGGAAGCGGCGATTGTCGAGCTTGCGGCGAAGGAAAAGGGAATGCCTGTCCATGAATTATTCGGTGGGCAAATCCACGCATCATTGCCCGTCGCTTGGACGCTCGCGAGCGGGGATACGCGAAGGGATATTGAAGAGGCGAAGGAAAGCTTGCATGCGAAACGGCATAACATTTTCAAGTTGAAAATCGGCATGGGTGATCCGAAGCGGAATGTCGCCCACGTGCTGAAGATCAAGGAAGCTGTCGGTGACGAGGCGAGTGTCCGGGTCGATGTCAATCAAGCTTGGGACGAGACGACCGCGATGTATTGCATCGAAGCGTTGGAGGATGGCTGCATCGACTTGATTGAACAGCCATTGCCCGCTTGGAATAAAGAAGGGATGGCGCGCCTGACGTCAAGATTCAAAGTTCCAATCATGGCGGATGAATCGCTAAGTTCGTTGGAAGAGGTATATCAAGTGGCGAAGAACCGTGCGGGAAATGTTTTTTCCATCAAGCCCGCGAATGTCGGTGGCCTTACCGCGACGAAAAAGGCGGCGGCCATTGCGGAAGCGGCAGGCATTTCGCTATACGGCGGAACGATGATCGAATCGTCGCTTGGGACAGCCATTTCCGCGCATCTCTATTCGACAATCCCTGAAATGAAGTACGGCACGGAGCTGTTCGGCCCGCTATTATTCACAGACACAATTACATTAAATGCGATTAGATATGAAGATTTTCAGTTGAAAGTCCCGAGCGGACCAGGCTATGGCATGGAGATGGATGTGGAGAAGATTTTCCATTACGCAAGGGATTACTAATAAACCAAAAAACGAAAGGATGAAGAGATGAATCAAAAAGTGGTGGATGTTTATAATGGAATGGTCGTTAAATTTAAGGAATTAATTCGGGAGCATGAGCTTGACCATAATGATTACCAGGCTCTCGTCAATTGGGCGGACGAACTTGGACGTGCTGGTGAAATTCCGCTATTCATGGATGTTTTCTTTGAAACGCACGCCCTGCAGGAAATGTTTAAAAACGTAGAAGGGACGGAGCCGACGATCCTCGGGCCATTCTATCTTGAAAACGCGACAGAAATCGAAAATCCAGGCGTCATGCCGATGCGCGATGAGGAGAAGGGCGACGTGTTTTTCTTCAGTGGAACCGTCACCGACGTAGACGGCAACCCGCTGGCGAATACGAAAGTGGACATTTGGCAGGCGGATTCGAATGGAGAGTACTCAGGATTTGCGGAAGGAATTCCGGCAGAAAACTTGCGGGCGGTGCTGTTCACGGACGAGAATGGAAAATTCGAAGTGCAAACAATCGTCCCAGGCGACTACTCGATTCCGACGGGCGGACCGACAGGCAAATTCCTGACATGGATCGACTCCCATCCATTCCGACCAGCCCATCTCCACTTCCTATTCAGACCACAAAACGGCGATCCATTGATCTCCCAAGTATTCTTCGAAGGGAATCAATACTTGGACAACGACGTTGCGAATGGGGTGCGCGGAACGCTTATTACGAAATTGGAGAAGCATGACGGGGCGGAAAAAGGGTTGGATGCTGACTTCTACACAG
The genomic region above belongs to Sporosarcina sp. Marseille-Q4943 and contains:
- a CDS encoding muconate/chloromuconate family cycloisomerase; its protein translation is MNIQTLDVLIVDLPTIRPHQLAMHTIVMQTIILVRVTGEGGLEGWGEVATIGGASYCAETPEAIKMNIEKYIKPLVIGRKAAHFNAISHTVNKHVVGNTFAKAAVEAAIVELAAKEKGMPVHELFGGQIHASLPVAWTLASGDTRRDIEEAKESLHAKRHNIFKLKIGMGDPKRNVAHVLKIKEAVGDEASVRVDVNQAWDETTAMYCIEALEDGCIDLIEQPLPAWNKEGMARLTSRFKVPIMADESLSSLEEVYQVAKNRAGNVFSIKPANVGGLTATKKAAAIAEAAGISLYGGTMIESSLGTAISAHLYSTIPEMKYGTELFGPLLFTDTITLNAIRYEDFQLKVPSGPGYGMEMDVEKIFHYARDY
- a CDS encoding CoA transferase subunit A, whose amino-acid sequence is MAIVYERVENALSAIKSGMTIMVGGFGLVGAPLTLIEGLTGKDVDGLTIISNNLGEAGEGLGVLLRQRKIRRAIGSYFTSNREVGEAFQRGEIELQLLPQGTLAEAMRAGGAGIGGFYTKTGVGTELAQGKEVREINGDPYLFEQALKADVALIRAHKADTLGNLIYYKTARNFNPVMATAADLVIAEVDEIVAAGELSAEEIITPHLFVDRLIVAKKILTKEGVVHRKQCARADCEACCQ
- a CDS encoding 4-hydroxyphenylacetate 3-hydroxylase family protein; translated protein: MPVEQEKKTVLPLTGKEYLESLKDGREIWLHGEKVKDVTTHPAFRNAARSIARLYDALHDEKMKDVLTVETDTGNGGFTQKYFRVDKSAQDLLESRDAIAQWARLTYGQMGRSPDYKAAFLATLGADPDYYGKYADNARRWYKEAQERNWFFNHAIINPPVDRHKPLDAVADIFVRAVGETEQGVIVSGAKMVATGSALTNYNFVAHYGAAPITKEEFALVFVAAMDTPGVKLVSRASYEMNAAVMGSPFDYPLSSRFDENDSVLIFDNALIPWENIIIYKDVEKANSFFADSGFLHRFTFHGVTRLAVKLDFVSGLLLKAVKMNGSDQFRGVQVNVGEVLAWKNMFWALSDAMALNPDEGRNGTKLPNLNYGLAYRMFMSEGWPRVKEIIENVVAGSLIAQPSSSRDFQNPELRPLLDKLYRGSYGVGAEEKIKLIKLLWDAIGTEYGGRHELYERNYSGNHENIRLENLVVANMSGQADQFEKFAEECLNDYDLNGWTNDTWINPDDVSYFKE
- a CDS encoding 3-oxoacid CoA-transferase subunit B produces the protein MENNVQELIARRAANELKGPSVVNLGIGIPTLVAKYVEDELVHFHTENGLLGVTDVEEEDPNLVNAGKLPVGERVGASFFSSAESFGMIRGGHVDVAILGALQVDETGRIANWAIPGKNIIGVGGAMDLLVGAKKVIVTTSHLTKDGKSKLMKTCTFPLTSTRSVDMIITELAVFAVVNEQLVLTELMPGATIEKVRESTEADFVEGGFEL
- a CDS encoding alpha/beta fold hydrolase; the encoded protein is MTKRQYKVELEGRYLQVVDYPGEKGTIIALHGLTGTHKNMLHYAQSLQGDYRVIACDLRGRGDSSGMDVASIFSHAEDIKELIAILGIKDPILLGHSMGAFISALVASEMPSVKGLVLLDGAARMSGRQHDIVRPSLGRLRKTYESKRAYVEELRQLYKRLGIKWTDAVQEIVEYEIHGTGNGWMHKSAYENIEEDFASFDFFNPIEVMGKIACETLLIQADGGIGPLPPFFTDADYEETKIHTSKLVTFNSDSNHYTMVFEKQDDILTAIRDFLAGVILDE
- a CDS encoding dioxygenase, which gives rise to MNQKVVDVYNGMVVKFKELIREHELDHNDYQALVNWADELGRAGEIPLFMDVFFETHALQEMFKNVEGTEPTILGPFYLENATEIENPGVMPMRDEEKGDVFFFSGTVTDVDGNPLANTKVDIWQADSNGEYSGFAEGIPAENLRAVLFTDENGKFEVQTIVPGDYSIPTGGPTGKFLTWIDSHPFRPAHLHFLFRPQNGDPLISQVFFEGNQYLDNDVANGVRGTLITKLEKHDGAEKGLDADFYTAHLDFKLRLQDKPVYS
- a CDS encoding carboxymuconolactone decarboxylase family protein, with protein sequence MSEGLAYFKEVYGAVPGWVEKMHAYRPDALDHYTSLRSAIMGDGLLSGKEKDLLLVGINAARCYERSMLYHTKGAIDGGATIPELIEYLLVAYRYGGLKSMQTGIQSVKYARSLNGLPEGQLPYGVCNEHILSYFISILDDEDAWFVSNILKAPEELCNDLLLVNGNVSAKMKSLLMVGIHSTCLQGTEAGKWMEKARANGATEGELAEVGLICLLTAGIPAWFEASDSLREGGD